The proteins below are encoded in one region of Brassica napus cultivar Da-Ae chromosome A6, Da-Ae, whole genome shotgun sequence:
- the LOC106359987 gene encoding protein BIC2 encodes MKSTHSPLPDESKEPISPGSSHRKQNKEVTKTCFPESITSRRNIKVQPETTPVLSGRERLKRHREEVAGKVPIPESWGKEGLLVGWMDFSTFDASFTSSQIVSARAALMADAGDDPGARESRAQRLRVESSC; translated from the coding sequence atgaAGAGCACTCACTCGCCTTTACCTGACGAGTCCAAGGAACCAATCTCTCCGGGATCTTCTCACCGGAAACAAAACAAGGAGGtcacaaaaacatgttttccggAGAGCATTACGAGTCGCCGGAATATAAAGGTCCAGCCGGAGACAACACCGGTGTTGTCTGGACGTGAGAGGCTGAAGAGACACAGAGAAGAAGTTGCTGGAAAAGTTCCAATACCGGAGAGTTGGGGTAAAGAAGGATTGCTTGTGGGGTGGATGGATTTCTCTACCTTCGACGCTTCTTTTACGTCTAGCCAGATTGTCTCTGCTCGAGCTGCGTTAATGGCTGACGCCGGAGATGATCCTGGCGCTAGAGAAAGTAGGGCTCAGCGGCTCAGGGTTGAGAGCTCTTGTTAA